One stretch of Armigeres subalbatus isolate Guangzhou_Male chromosome 2, GZ_Asu_2, whole genome shotgun sequence DNA includes these proteins:
- the LOC134218229 gene encoding dnaJ homolog subfamily C member 5 homolog isoform X1: MDKRKLSTAGDTLYQTLGLPKTATADDIKKTYRKLALKYHPDKNPNNPEAADKFKEVNRAHSILSDLTKRNIYDNYGSLGLYIAEQFGEENVNAYFMVTSPTCKALVLICGIITGCYCCCCCCCCCNFCCGKYKPPHPADQSGDYHHLHRDGGASSSANTGPVTEQPTRNEDLADLDENAGGNPVTSQPTAGQAQGAGMPVFAMPPPSSNPTNPFTGAAATESTGLNSGNQPVYTPESSTNWRYYEQ; encoded by the exons CACGGCCGGTGACACACTGTACCAAACGCTAGGGCTGCCCAAAACCGCCACCGCAGACGATATCAAGAAGACCTACCGGAAACTTGCCCTCAAATATCACCCAGACAAGAACCCCAACAATCCAGAAGCAGCAGACAAG TTCAAAGAAGTCAACCGAGCACATTCCATCCTCAGTGATTTGACCAAACGAAACATCTACGACAACTACGGCTCGCTTGGGCTGTACATCGCCGAACAGTTTGGCGAAGAGAATGTCAACGCATACTTCATGGTCACGTCTCCGACGTGCAAG GCCCTTGTCCTGATCTGCGGTATCATCACCGGTTGCTactgttgctgttgttgctgctgctgctgtaacTTCTGCTGTGGCAAGTACAAGCCACCGCACCCGGCGGACCAGTCCGGTGATTACCATCATCTGCAC AGGGACGGTGGTGCCAGTAGTAGTGCCAACACAGGTCCAGTCACCGAACAGCCTACGCGAAAC GAGGATCTTGCAGATCTGGACGAGAATGCTGGTGGAAACCCGGTGACGTCACAGCCGACTGCTGGCCAAGCGCAGGGTGCCGGAATGCCAGTATTTGCGATGCCACCGCCGTCTTCGAATCCAACCAATCCGTTCACGGGGGCGGCGGCCACCGAAAGCACAGGCCTCAACAGTGGTAATCAACCGGTGTATACGCCAG AATCTTCTACCAACTGGCGGTATTACGAACAATGA
- the LOC134218229 gene encoding dnaJ homolog subfamily C member 5 homolog isoform X4, whose product MDKRKLSTAGDTLYQTLGLPKTATADDIKKTYRKLALKYHPDKNPNNPEAADKFKEVNRAHSILSDLTKRNIYDNYGSLGLYIAEQFGEENVNAYFMVTSPTCKALVLICGIITGCYCCCCCCCCCNFCCGKYKPPHPADQSGDYHHLHEDLADLDENAGGNPVTSQPTAGQAQGAGMPVFAMPPPSSNPTNPFTGAAATESTGLNSGNQPVYTPESSTNWRYYEQ is encoded by the exons CACGGCCGGTGACACACTGTACCAAACGCTAGGGCTGCCCAAAACCGCCACCGCAGACGATATCAAGAAGACCTACCGGAAACTTGCCCTCAAATATCACCCAGACAAGAACCCCAACAATCCAGAAGCAGCAGACAAG TTCAAAGAAGTCAACCGAGCACATTCCATCCTCAGTGATTTGACCAAACGAAACATCTACGACAACTACGGCTCGCTTGGGCTGTACATCGCCGAACAGTTTGGCGAAGAGAATGTCAACGCATACTTCATGGTCACGTCTCCGACGTGCAAG GCCCTTGTCCTGATCTGCGGTATCATCACCGGTTGCTactgttgctgttgttgctgctgctgctgtaacTTCTGCTGTGGCAAGTACAAGCCACCGCACCCGGCGGACCAGTCCGGTGATTACCATCATCTGCAC GAGGATCTTGCAGATCTGGACGAGAATGCTGGTGGAAACCCGGTGACGTCACAGCCGACTGCTGGCCAAGCGCAGGGTGCCGGAATGCCAGTATTTGCGATGCCACCGCCGTCTTCGAATCCAACCAATCCGTTCACGGGGGCGGCGGCCACCGAAAGCACAGGCCTCAACAGTGGTAATCAACCGGTGTATACGCCAG AATCTTCTACCAACTGGCGGTATTACGAACAATGA
- the LOC134218229 gene encoding dnaJ homolog subfamily C member 5 homolog isoform X2 — MDKRKLSTAGDTLYQTLGLPKTATADDIKKTYRKLALKYHPDKNPNNPEAADKFKEVNRAHSILSDLTKRNIYDNYGSLGLYIAEQFGEENVNAYFMVTSPTCKALVLICGIITGCYCCCCCCCCCNFCCGKYKPPHPADQSGDYHHLHRDGGASSSANTGPVTEQPTRNEDLADLDENAGGNPVTSQPTAGQAQGAGMPVFAMPPPSSNPTNPFTGAAATESTGLNSGNQPVYTPGMK; from the exons CACGGCCGGTGACACACTGTACCAAACGCTAGGGCTGCCCAAAACCGCCACCGCAGACGATATCAAGAAGACCTACCGGAAACTTGCCCTCAAATATCACCCAGACAAGAACCCCAACAATCCAGAAGCAGCAGACAAG TTCAAAGAAGTCAACCGAGCACATTCCATCCTCAGTGATTTGACCAAACGAAACATCTACGACAACTACGGCTCGCTTGGGCTGTACATCGCCGAACAGTTTGGCGAAGAGAATGTCAACGCATACTTCATGGTCACGTCTCCGACGTGCAAG GCCCTTGTCCTGATCTGCGGTATCATCACCGGTTGCTactgttgctgttgttgctgctgctgctgtaacTTCTGCTGTGGCAAGTACAAGCCACCGCACCCGGCGGACCAGTCCGGTGATTACCATCATCTGCAC AGGGACGGTGGTGCCAGTAGTAGTGCCAACACAGGTCCAGTCACCGAACAGCCTACGCGAAAC GAGGATCTTGCAGATCTGGACGAGAATGCTGGTGGAAACCCGGTGACGTCACAGCCGACTGCTGGCCAAGCGCAGGGTGCCGGAATGCCAGTATTTGCGATGCCACCGCCGTCTTCGAATCCAACCAATCCGTTCACGGGGGCGGCGGCCACCGAAAGCACAGGCCTCAACAGTGGTAATCAACCGGTGTATACGCCAG GTATGAAGTAA
- the LOC134218229 gene encoding dnaJ homolog subfamily C member 5 homolog isoform X3, with protein MDKRKLSTAGDTLYQTLGLPKTATADDIKKTYRKLALKYHPDKNPNNPEAADKFKEVNRAHSILSDLTKRNIYDNYGSLGLYIAEQFGEENVNAYFMVTSPTCKALVLICGIITGCYCCCCCCCCCNFCCGKYKPPHPADQSGDYHHLHRDGGASSSANTGPVTEQPTRNEDLADLDENAGGNPVTSQPTAGQAQGAGMPVFAMPPPSSNPTNPFTGAAATESTGLNSGNQPVYTPGH; from the exons CACGGCCGGTGACACACTGTACCAAACGCTAGGGCTGCCCAAAACCGCCACCGCAGACGATATCAAGAAGACCTACCGGAAACTTGCCCTCAAATATCACCCAGACAAGAACCCCAACAATCCAGAAGCAGCAGACAAG TTCAAAGAAGTCAACCGAGCACATTCCATCCTCAGTGATTTGACCAAACGAAACATCTACGACAACTACGGCTCGCTTGGGCTGTACATCGCCGAACAGTTTGGCGAAGAGAATGTCAACGCATACTTCATGGTCACGTCTCCGACGTGCAAG GCCCTTGTCCTGATCTGCGGTATCATCACCGGTTGCTactgttgctgttgttgctgctgctgctgtaacTTCTGCTGTGGCAAGTACAAGCCACCGCACCCGGCGGACCAGTCCGGTGATTACCATCATCTGCAC AGGGACGGTGGTGCCAGTAGTAGTGCCAACACAGGTCCAGTCACCGAACAGCCTACGCGAAAC GAGGATCTTGCAGATCTGGACGAGAATGCTGGTGGAAACCCGGTGACGTCACAGCCGACTGCTGGCCAAGCGCAGGGTGCCGGAATGCCAGTATTTGCGATGCCACCGCCGTCTTCGAATCCAACCAATCCGTTCACGGGGGCGGCGGCCACCGAAAGCACAGGCCTCAACAGTGGTAATCAACCGGTGTATACGCCAG GCCATTAA